The genomic interval AATCTTATCTAAATCCTGTCACAATCTGTCGTCACTCATTAGCAATGTCAACAGTTAACACACAATGGCCAACCACCATAAAGTCTTCACTGTCATCCTTCTTGCACAGAAAGTCTTTCCCCCCTAACCAGAAATGCGGGCATTTGGAAATCAGGATTATCAGAACCTCAAAAGATCAATTGTGACAAATTCTCATAAACATCCAATCAAACGATAAGATCTCAGTGCAAAACCAATGGAGAATCAGGTTCTGAGCCGCTAATGGAGGCAAAGGATGACATGCTATCTTCCTTCGAAACCGTCGAGAAGTTCAGTGGTGCGGCAGTCAGCCTCCTGTTCTCTTTAAAGTAGTTATTGTAGCGTCCAGAATATGAGCGTGGGGTTAGAAGCTCAGGAGTGGCACTGCCTGCAGAAACTCTACGGGGGGCTGGGGTCATGAACCCAGCTCCATTTCCATTTGGGTGATGGCTACTCGTCCTCCTATTAAAGCTGCTTGTCTTTTTTGGACTAGGCTTGGAACCAAAAATCAGCTCCTTCTCCTTAAGCAACAAGCTTTGCAGTTTCTTCTGGTCCTGTAGCGAGAATTATCAACACATCCAAATAGTGAGGAGTCAACTTTGTGGTCGTAATGCCAAAAGGAGAACATGATGTGGTACAATTCATACCCGGTGCCGTCTCTTGTCTTCCTCCTTTTGTACCCTTCTGAGTTTTTGCTCTTCCAAAATGGCAACAAGACGGGCCTTCACATGCAAATTCAATTTGTGATTCAGTGGAAcagaaattcaatttttgattCAATGGAACTTAGCATACTATAATGATGATAAATATGGTAGCTCACGACTTACCCCATCATATAAAAATGGCAAGTTTCTTTCATCCTCCCACGCAAATGTTTTGGCTATCAAATTGTCAATCATTGCTGCACAGAAAGTATATCTTCTCATATTATATACCAAGTGAACGAGTGACTATAGATAGATCTATGTAAGAAGCAGCTAGTAGATTGTGCTTGTGAATTAGGAAATGCTTAGTGATTATTGTTTGGAGAACATCAGTGCTTAACAAGATTTTATCTATATCGGAACCATTACAGCAGTTCAACAAATATTTTAGCAGAATGCAACAGTGTTCAACTGAAGTTACTAACAAACATGGAAACAAAGACTCACATGGTATTTTCTGAACAAGTATCCTTGCCTTCTCTGCACGCTTGAGATTTATATGGGCACCCCTACCAGCACTATACCTGCTACTATCCTGCACAAGGACACATAAAAACCTTGAagatattaattaaatcataaaagagaTGTAAAACATATGTTGCCAACCATTCTATCTGAATATTCAGAacaattaaaacaaaaaagtgTCAGAGAGAAATGAATCATACCTGGTTATATTCCTCAAGCCAGGTTTCTTCGTCACAAGCTGAGAGCCACCTGTCTACTCTCTCCATGATATCTTTCCTAGTTAGGGATTCCTCCCTTGCTTTTGCTATCTGTGTTTCAATGCTGGAAAGAAGTTCACAAGGATCCACTAGACCTGGTACACGAAATTCTTTTAGAACATTCAAGATATTCCCCAACAGCAATTTTCATACAAGCAAGAGAAAGTATCAGTAATATACCAGAATCAATCAATGCAATTATCTTCTCAGGTGCCGTGCTCATGTCAGGCTCCATATGCGCATTACTGCAGATGTCTTCTAGTTCTAACCTTTTCTTAAGAACAAGCTCCTTCATTCTACTTGCTTTTTGTTTAGTTAGTCTCTCAACTTCCTCTTCTGTCtaaatattcaaataattatgCTAATGAGTACAAATTACAGCTTGTAAAGAAATAAGTATCTCACAGATAGTAGCCAAACCTCCTGAATTGTCTCCAATGACAGGATATTAG from Oryza brachyantha chromosome 3, ObraRS2, whole genome shotgun sequence carries:
- the LOC102719935 gene encoding 65-kDa microtubule-associated protein 7-like; protein product: MGEMVLAGYGTDKAVRSSVSFETPCGRLLRELEQIWTEIGEREEDKDRMFLELETECMRVYRRKVDSANAERSQLRQSLMAKEAELKVLVASIGESTPKFKVDEKQSLKDQLAKVTPLLDDLRSKKEERIKQFSLLQSQIEKIKAQISDHNNQDDIGPVNHSKDDHDLSTRRLSDLQVELRNLQKEKSDRLQKVFIYVDEVHCLCSVLGMDFANTVKDVHPSLHGANSENSTNISDSTLEGLTQTILKLKAEKRTRVSKLQEIVEKLHKLWNLMESTEQERRQFAKVAGVLGSTEEEITSPNILSLETIQETEEEVERLTKQKASRMKELVLKKRLELEDICSNAHMEPDMSTAPEKIIALIDSGLVDPCELLSSIETQIAKAREESLTRKDIMERVDRWLSACDEETWLEEYNQDSSRYSAGRGAHINLKRAEKARILVQKIPSMIDNLIAKTFAWEDERNLPFLYDGARLVAILEEQKLRRVQKEEDKRRHRDQKKLQSLLLKEKELIFGSKPSPKKTSSFNRRTSSHHPNGNGAGFMTPAPRRVSAGSATPELLTPRSYSGRYNNYFKENRRLTAAPLNFSTVSKEDSMSSFASISGSEPDSPLVLH